The genomic stretch GGAAATTGACTGTACTTAGATCTTATGAATAATCATATTGAATGCTACCATATTGCAACATATAGACATTCTTTGACATGCCcttaactgatttaaaaaaaaaaaaaaaaaaaaaaaaaagttatgttcAAATGGGAGTGTGCCTCAGCACCCCCATCATGTGATATTCCTCAATCATCTATTTTAGTACTCATTTTCCCTGTATATGATCTCTTTAGGAATGATTTTGCATAAATATGGTgtaatttcattgtgttgatACCCAATTGCATCTACCCTTTAAGCCACAAGCTTTTCCAAGCCAATGGGGCAACAGAACAATTTACCAGAGTATTAGACAATCAACTGAGTTAAGGAGACACTTAACATTAGCTTTAGATCATGTGTGAGTGACAAGGTCTTGTACCATTATTAGAATTCAAGTGGTTAACTTATTCTCAATAAATTGTACACTAGTCAACATTTGTTTcattatgtgctttataaaaGAGGTACAGTCCCCACAGAGCCCCTTTGAAATCATTTGCCAAATTCTTAAGCATCATGGGTAACGTCACCAAGAATGCTGCCATCAAACTAAAAATTATAGTGTAAACCAATGCTTCAAGAGCACTTTAAGAGCAGTTCAACCAGACATGAAGCAGTGACAAGTCGGATGCATGCAAGGATTGTCAGTTTTATTGAGAAACAGCTTTTCGCCCTTGAACCATTACAGGACCAAGTGATGCCTTGCCTTCCCACTGAAGGCCTAGAGAGAGGAAAAGGGGGAAAACGAATAAATAAAGCACTCGAAATATCAAGAGCAACCTTAGAAAATGCAAGAGCTACCAACCTCCATAGGGAGCAGCCGCAAATTCACCATCAGGACCACATGTTGAGTCACAGCAACCACAAACTTGGTGGTTTCCATCAGCAGCAGACCACCTGTAACAAGACAGACATGGCACCATCAATGTGAGCAGTCAACTTTAATAAAAAGTGCAACATACATACCCATTGGCGAAGGAACAGGATTTGCGCAGAGCATCACTGGGTACAGAAGCAATAGTTGCCTTCAACATACACGTTATGTAGATCTGCAAGAGACAGACAAGGTCACAAAACCGAAGCAGATgggaagaaaaaagtcaagttAATGCCATTTGTGGTACATACATAAGGACTGGAGCTCTCCTGGAACATGAACGCCTCCAGCTGGAACTGGATCTTGTCTTCCTGAGACCGAGGCATAAAGCGGGAGCTGGAAGCTGTAGCCTTGGCATCCACAAAGCACCTGACGACAAAGTCATCACAAAGAGCAACTCATGAATGTCGACCAAGACATGGTTTAGATCTAGTTACTTGATACCTTAGTGACATAGTAGTTACAAAAAGCAACTAAAACAGTCCTATAGAATCAAGTGCCATGACCTTACCCATGATTCTCAATGAAGGAATATCTCGGAAGGGCGTTCACATCAGGTCCTTGAGTGGCCACACAGCGGTCCACAAACACACGCAGAGGCACATGGTTGTACACCTTCACAGACGCCTCAACGTTAATAACGCCACCCAGAAAGTAAGAGTTTGAAGGCCTCTGATAGGACCAATCatctaccaaaaaaaaaaaaaaaaaaaaaaaacattttaggcACAGCCACAATCACAAGGTTAGAGATATAAACCTGTACTAACCCATCATGAGCTTCAGGGAGAACAGCAAGACTTCTTCACCAACCTCCGTTGAGGCATAAGGGACCCATGTTGGCCTCAAGGCATTACTGCTTACATTTTGAAGTCTGCGGTTCATGAAGGTACCAGTTAATATGGTCTACCAGTTGCACAAGAAGCAGTGCAGAAAGTTAAAGTGTCCACTTACCTTTGATAATGGCATTGAACACCAACAATTGCACCATCAGCCCGGGTAATGGGAGTACCAGCAAGTGCCTCAGGGGTGTAGGTAAGAGAGAAGGTGTAAACAAGCTCATCCTCATTCATCTGTAAGAGATTGGGATAACCTTTTTGGTAACAAAGACTTGATACACCAAGACAGTGGTCTTATATTGCCATGAATGGGAGAAATTACAACACTGCACTAATGCCTAAAGAGCATAGACTTTGCATCAGCACAGCTGCCCTTAGAAGCTCAGGTGAAGCCACAGCTAGTCAGTGAAGACATGCATTTAGgattaaaaatacacattagCTGTTCCAGGGtggttaaagaaaaaaaaaaaaaaacaagtatgaTAAATCCTTTGCTCTAATGTTCAAGCACCGTTCACTCCAGTTATGGAATGGTTCATGATAGATTGTCGGTTTCAAGGGTATTTAAGAGCAAGTTTAAAGTAGTTTGAGAATTCAGGGTTTACACATTCAAACAGATACGACTTGGTTTCATCTACTGTGGAATTCCAAATATAGCAGCCACGTGAACTGACTTGAAAGACTTTGGCTATCCTCTGCCACAACAACCCATCAAGATTAAAGAGTTCTTACCATCTGCACGCTGTTGCAGTCCTGTAGTTCATACTCAAAGATGAGCACCCTAGACTCAGTGTCCTGACCAACAACAGGACATCCACCTAGAGACAAACCAGTTGGCTGGATCAACTGACCATTGCTGAACAAGTCCTGCTGGACCTCTACAAGAACCCGGTTCTCACTGCATTGAACAGCTACACTGCTGGGAGTCACAGGTTGCCTCAACTGGAAGTCCACCGCCAACTCTCTCTGCACTTCAGGAACAGTGGGATACCTCCAATCCAAAGGCTTCACTGGACCCTGCAACAGCTGCTTCTCCTGAAGACCAAAAGGATCCTGTGCAAGGTTTCTTGAGACAGGACTCAGAGGACTCTGAGAAGCCACTTGCAAAGGGTTCCAGAGCCCTAGAGGAGAAAGGCCAGGACTTCTGGAAGCTGGATCTGATTTTGGCCTCATGCTTCTTGGACTTTGACTGTACCTCAAACTTCCCCACGCATCAGGCAGATCAAATGCAACAAGCACAACCACCACTAACACACCTTGCAGAAACTCCATTCTAACAAACATTAACACAAATGCCACAACACACACCAGTGCTTTGCTTGGCCATTTTGTACAGCTTTGAATTAAGGTGGCTCCTCCCCTTTTAGCTTAATTGATTACCTTTAATTCTCTTCTGGACCTGTAGAGTTTAAGCATCTTGGAGACCCACCcctctgcacattttgcatttgTCTCTTTTATCTGACACATTGAGGGGGCATttacatgacaccattttcaactaaaaactgaaaactttttatgcattttggccaatTATTTACAGAACAgcagcattttgggggcctaaaaatgcaaacttttaaaaatgggtttcaaagtgcaagtgtTTGAAAACGATACAATTATTGTCTGTGTGTAAACTATAAAAACATGAATTAGTGAAAGTGGTGACGTCATGCGAATGCGTATTACACGTTTAGTCTATAAAGTGGTGCATGTATGACATCAGAATCTGTAAGACTAATTCACCACTGGTTTTCATATGGGGTTTTATAATGGGGTTTttcaatttattaataaaacaaagcCTGTGCTAAACATAACTTGATCCTTTGACGTTTTGTTCTACAACATACACACTCAAACCCCAAACTGTCTTTTCTAGCTACTTATTAAAAATCTAAGTTTTAACTACTTGAAAATTTGCCTTTTTCACTATTGGTGTGTGTAATTTATGTTGTAAAAAATGTCAAAGTATTGCGAGGTTGTTTACCATaggctttattttacacacacaaaaaacacattatacaACTCCCTAGAAATATTCAAAAGGAACCAGCAGCAAATTAGTTTTCTGGGTTCTGACGTCATACCTGCACTACTCTATAggcacataatgtttctttacaaagcaTCATCGCCAACAACTGGcttggcagcagaatacagtaaTTATAATCATTTTCACAGATCCATGTGAACAGGGATTGTTTTGATAAAAGTCGTCTGTACACAAAACTTTTCCATTCTTAGTAGTTAGTGGAACTCTCACCTAATGAGTTGATAATCTGAATCaagtgtgttaaataagagagAAATACAAAATGTGCACATCAGTGGGTCCCTAGAaccaggggcctcatttataaaactttgcgtatatttcatcctaaaagtgtacgtatgcacaaaaaaaaaaatctgatttataaaaccatgtgtacgccagaacctgcgcacaaatccctttataaatcccagtcagtaGAAGATTGTGCGTAGgctacgtgcatctccaccctgtctcctcccgaaatcaccatatatggagcttacgacacctagttttactatgcataacctcatctgcatattaTTTCCATGCATATTCCCATCACGTGACACCATCGTTAACACCGTCAAAGATAagagacattggaaaatattagataaggactataaatgccatttgtgcaatacacattacattgataaaaatcatccaatatcctctttatgttttagaataattatatcaaaatatccataaaaacaaaattgtataaaatacttcagataaaggttttaaaatagagTTGATTCACGGGCGGACTGGCCATCTGGCATACTGGGCACTTTCCCGGTGGGCCGACGTGCTTTTTGGGGCCGATGGTCGCcgaccgcaaaaaaaaaaaaaaaaaatcatggtacTGTGCAAAGATATAGGATTTCTGCCTGCACGCAGTTTCAGTGTGATGGTGATCATGGAGAAGAAACGCAAAGGAGGTGCAGAGAAGCTgcgtgagagaaaaaaaaacgctgCCAAATGTGTCAAATTGACACAAATGTTTTCGGTAGTAGCAGCAGGGGCGTAAATAGCGGgggggacaggggggtcaggacccccccTATCTGAGTGCTGTCCccccaaaaaatataattaataaccaCGCTAAGTATTGTGcataaattatataaacttaattatattaattaatttaaattatatatattagtaatCTATAACTATATAGTCATGAAAttatatgaaattatatatattagtaaacTATATAGTCatgaaattatataaattatataatataatatatatatatatatatatatatatatatatatatatatatatatatatatatatatatatatatatatatatatatatatatatatatatatatatatatatatatatatatatatatatatatatatatatatatatatatatatatatatgcggaAGGACGGGTGGTATTTGTGATCTTATGTGGTGGTGGGCCGGTCTGGGCCAAAATGCCAGGGCCGATTTTTGGTCCCAGTCCATCCCTGAGTTGATTCATttatttccactggccaaatagtattttcAAAGTTTAAAACAATTCGATTCAAATTTAtacagttttgctgataagcTGAAGATATCTTATAGgatgtttataggctatttttagtggaaacagatagACCTACTtatattgcagtgtaaatacaattgtctgactTGCCGCAttactgacaaagtattttaaaaagaaaatcttaCCGTTTACCTCAAATAATATCCTTCAAATACagtggtaattgtttgaagatccttcacacaaCATCAACACCTCCGTGCAGCTATGGTTGTACAGTAAGATACCATTGGAAgtattcaaactggacaacagACTATTtgaccaccgaatccagcagtgtctttcATAATATCaaagttaaagggttacttcaggatttagcattaagctttgtattagtagaataccactagtattttcgaattaccgtgctttcccccttcatatcagcccgagatgagagatttatgcatttttattctgtaaaaaagcctccgatgacgcaaaaatcgtaattttgcgtcatcggaggcttttttggccagaggcttaaaactacagccagtaatagcaggtagttccgcattttttcaccacgcccatacatatgcgcgtttgaggttactcgcggacatagatcaaagattttatcaaaagtgggtgtcaattatatttttaagcttacagtaattaactttattttgttatagtctgcactacatcagtggttcatctcgcaaatttatcggtctctgcagtcatctcaaccaatacagcaacaggcttttgtggtaacgttagcataaatagataaatagactaactcagttttacagaacagtggctttactttgataccagtcaacttatatgcaacttatatgtaattgtctatctaacgttactttgctaagtttgcagttttactgctacctacaacactacatataggctactgtgttatcagtctagtatcagtgagtcttacctctaggcgaatacgcttagtaccagatggcccaggctgttcgtcctctgggaaagtgaatatcgatggtatcgcaatgtccttcagaatggttctcttcattgcaaggatatttggttcgtagtcctcgtgcttgagaTAGaaactacatattctgcgtttttttaggttttctataacggtgtcatctccaaacttcgggtgtttgatggcccgcagccactgtttacatcgctccaaatctttaacttaatcggaaaatgatggaaacttacttgtcctttcctggttttgggtg from Megalobrama amblycephala isolate DHTTF-2021 linkage group LG5, ASM1881202v1, whole genome shotgun sequence encodes the following:
- the LOC125269280 gene encoding zona pellucida sperm-binding protein 3-like, producing the protein MFVRMEFLQGVLVVVVLVAFDLPDAWGSLRYSQSPRSMRPKSDPASRSPGLSPLGLWNPLQVASQSPLSPVSRNLAQDPFGLQEKQLLQGPVKPLDWRYPTVPEVQRELAVDFQLRQPVTPSSVAVQCSENRVLVEVQQDLFSNGQLIQPTGLSLGGCPVVGQDTESRVLIFEYELQDCNSVQMMNEDELVYTFSLTYTPEALAGTPITRADGAIVGVQCHYQRLQNVSSNALRPTWVPYASTEVGEEVLLFSLKLMMDDWSYQRPSNSYFLGGVINVEASVKVYNHVPLRVFVDRCVATQGPDVNALPRYSFIENHGCFVDAKATASSSRFMPRSQEDKIQFQLEAFMFQESSSPYIYITCMLKATIASVPSDALRKSCSFANGWSAADGNHQVCGCCDSTCGPDGEFAAAPYGGLQWEGKASLGPVMVQGRKAVSQ